A window of the Cytophagaceae bacterium genome harbors these coding sequences:
- the pheA gene encoding prephenate dehydratase — MTLEDLRKEIDHLDDNLLNLLNQRMKWVQKVGEFKNRGKEIIYRPEREKQIVERLAKHNDGPLTKDAIEAIFLEIFATARNIELPERIAYLGPEGSFTHQAAESRFGAMSEYMTLPTIRAVFEAVETERVRFGVIPIENNQEGIVFETVDLLNETNVNIAAELKIPVHFALATEAENPSKIKRIYSKDIAFRQCRGFLNKYFEQLNPEEIQVESTSKAAKLAAEDPEAAAICSEIAAKLFRIPVLFNNIEDNSNNRTRFFILSKHFENQPSGNDKTTLIARLPHTEESGVLADFLQEFKKQKINLTKIESRPHKGNEDFNFWFFIEVLGYYKDPNFLKILKKHKDQIKILGSYVRNA; from the coding sequence GTGACATTAGAAGATCTGAGAAAAGAAATAGACCACCTTGACGATAATCTGCTCAATTTACTCAATCAAAGAATGAAATGGGTTCAGAAAGTAGGTGAATTTAAAAATAGAGGTAAGGAGATAATTTACCGTCCTGAAAGGGAAAAACAGATTGTTGAACGTCTGGCAAAACATAACGATGGTCCTTTGACAAAAGATGCTATCGAGGCAATTTTTCTTGAGATATTTGCTACTGCCAGAAATATTGAACTTCCTGAAAGAATTGCTTATCTCGGGCCTGAAGGGAGTTTTACTCACCAGGCTGCCGAAAGTCGTTTTGGTGCCATGTCAGAATATATGACTTTACCTACAATCAGAGCGGTTTTTGAGGCAGTTGAGACCGAAAGAGTAAGATTTGGTGTGATTCCCATCGAGAATAATCAGGAAGGCATTGTGTTTGAAACCGTGGATTTATTAAATGAAACCAATGTAAATATTGCTGCCGAATTAAAAATTCCAGTGCATTTTGCCCTGGCAACAGAAGCGGAAAACCCTTCTAAAATAAAAAGGATTTATTCAAAAGATATAGCTTTCAGACAGTGCCGCGGATTTTTGAATAAATATTTTGAGCAACTCAATCCCGAGGAAATTCAGGTAGAATCAACATCAAAGGCTGCCAAACTTGCTGCTGAAGATCCTGAAGCAGCGGCAATTTGTAGTGAGATAGCAGCAAAATTATTTCGGATTCCGGTGTTGTTTAACAACATCGAAGACAATAGTAACAATCGCACCCGTTTCTTTATTTTATCAAAACATTTCGAAAATCAACCCTCAGGCAATGATAAAACTACCTTGATTGCCCGATTGCCTCATACGGAGGAATCAGGAGTTTTGGCTGATTTTCTTCAGGAATTTAAAAAGCAAAAGATAAATCTGACCAAAATCGAAAGCCGGCCACATAAAGGCAATGAAGATTTCAATTTTTGGTTTTTTATTGAAGTTCTGGGATATTATAAAGATCCGAATTTTTTGAAAATCTTGAAAAAACACAAAGATCAAATCAAGATATTGGGTAGTTATGTAAGAAATGCCTGA
- a CDS encoding type IIA DNA topoisomerase subunit B, giving the protein MAEDSKVLYDEDSIKSLDWKEHIRLRPGMYIGKLGDGSSPDDGIYVLLKEVVDNCIDEFAMGHGKSIDITIDEGKVTVRDFGRGIPLGKVVDVVSKINTGAKYDSKAFQKSVGLNGVGTKAVNALSSYFKVISYREGEAKSAIFEKGVLIEESGLEITSEKNGTYVEFIPDASVFKNYHFIPQYIENMVWNYCYLNAQLALNFNKKKYISQNGLLDLLLRKTDEASLRYNIIHLKGADIEVAITHGNQYGEEYYSFVNGQNTTQGGTHLSAFKEAIVKTIRDHYNKDYAPEDIRQSVIGAVSVRIQEPVFESQTKTKLGSTNISLEDNATTVRTFVNDFLKEKLDNFLHMNPDVKDALKKRIEQSERERKELAGVKKIANERAKKANLHNKKLRDCRFHLTDEKYEGRLDTMLFITEGDSASGSITKARSPETQAVFSLRGKPLNCYGLSKKVVYENEEFNLLQHALDIENGIDTLRYNQIIIATDADVDGSHIRLLLLTFFLQFFPDVVREGHLYILQTPLFRVRNKKETIYCYSDEEKQNAMKKLGGKPEITRFKGLGEISPHEFEEFIGKEIKLDPVIFEKESSIPKILSYYMGKNTPERQVFIIDNLIIEKDIIEEKEIVLED; this is encoded by the coding sequence ATGGCTGAGGACAGTAAAGTTCTATACGACGAAGACAGTATTAAATCACTTGACTGGAAAGAGCACATCCGTTTAAGACCCGGAATGTATATCGGAAAATTAGGGGATGGTTCCTCTCCTGATGACGGCATTTATGTTTTATTGAAAGAAGTGGTCGATAATTGTATCGATGAATTTGCGATGGGTCATGGAAAATCAATTGATATCACAATTGATGAAGGAAAAGTAACTGTAAGAGACTTTGGGCGTGGAATTCCACTTGGAAAAGTCGTAGATGTGGTGTCAAAAATCAATACCGGTGCTAAATACGACAGCAAAGCTTTTCAGAAATCTGTAGGATTAAATGGGGTGGGGACCAAGGCTGTTAATGCACTTTCAAGCTATTTTAAGGTTATTTCTTACAGAGAAGGCGAAGCTAAAAGTGCTATTTTTGAAAAAGGAGTTTTGATTGAAGAAAGCGGACTTGAGATAACTTCTGAAAAAAACGGAACTTATGTTGAATTTATACCTGATGCCAGCGTATTTAAAAACTACCATTTTATTCCACAATATATCGAAAACATGGTTTGGAATTATTGCTATCTCAACGCACAGTTAGCTTTAAATTTCAACAAGAAAAAGTATATTTCTCAAAACGGTTTACTTGATTTACTTTTAAGAAAAACCGACGAGGCTAGTTTAAGGTACAATATAATTCATCTTAAAGGTGCTGATATTGAGGTGGCTATCACCCATGGTAACCAATACGGAGAAGAATATTATTCTTTTGTCAATGGCCAGAATACTACGCAGGGAGGTACTCACTTATCGGCATTCAAGGAAGCGATTGTAAAAACAATAAGGGACCATTATAATAAAGATTATGCACCTGAAGATATTCGGCAGTCAGTTATTGGGGCCGTTTCAGTAAGAATTCAGGAACCCGTTTTTGAGTCCCAAACCAAGACAAAACTGGGTTCAACCAATATTTCCTTAGAAGATAATGCCACAACTGTCAGAACATTTGTAAATGATTTTCTGAAAGAAAAACTGGATAATTTTCTTCATATGAATCCAGATGTTAAAGACGCATTGAAAAAAAGGATCGAACAGTCTGAAAGAGAAAGGAAAGAATTGGCCGGTGTAAAGAAAATTGCGAATGAAAGAGCAAAAAAAGCCAATTTGCATAATAAAAAACTAAGAGATTGCCGCTTTCACTTAACAGATGAAAAGTATGAAGGAAGGCTTGATACAATGCTTTTTATCACTGAAGGAGATTCGGCGAGTGGTTCGATCACCAAAGCCCGAAGTCCTGAAACTCAGGCAGTGTTTAGTTTAAGAGGTAAACCCCTTAACTGCTATGGTTTAAGTAAAAAAGTGGTGTATGAAAATGAAGAATTTAATCTTCTTCAACATGCTTTGGATATTGAAAATGGTATTGATACCCTTCGATATAATCAAATTATCATTGCCACAGATGCGGATGTCGATGGTTCTCATATCAGGCTGTTATTGTTGACTTTCTTTTTGCAGTTTTTCCCTGATGTGGTCAGAGAGGGGCACTTATATATTTTGCAAACTCCTCTATTTAGGGTAAGAAATAAAAAAGAAACTATATATTGTTATTCTGATGAAGAAAAACAAAATGCCATGAAAAAATTGGGAGGTAAACCTGAAATCACCCGATTCAAGGGTCTGGGAGAGATTTCCCCTCATGAATTTGAAGAATTTATCGGCAAAGAAATAAAACTGGATCCTGTGATTTTTGAAAAAGAATCATCAATTCCTAAAATATTGAGCTACTACATGGGTAAAAATACCCCGGAAAGGCAAGTCTTTATCATTGATAATCTTATCATTGAAAAGGATATTATTGAAGAAAAAGAGATAGTTTTGGAAGACTAA
- a CDS encoding bifunctional riboflavin kinase/FAD synthetase — MKIYYKLSDFQHNGNSIVTTGTFDGVHLGHQLIIKKLIEKARELGGETVLLTFWPHPRLIISPHDNNLKLLTTIDEKIEFLGSLGIDHVVVLPFTREFSELSSDKYIDEILVKGLGTKAMVIGYDHRFGKNREGGIDYLKKHSDRYKIEVTEISRQEIENITISSTKIRRAVLEGKIKAANELLGRPYSFSGHIIKGRQLGRTIGFPTANVALQKNYKLVPKNGVYITKVQLRNKTYGGIMNIGNRPTVDGTGTSMEVHIFDFSDDIYGENLKVEILEFIRDEKKFENIKDLIGQIELDCEIARKFLNGKI; from the coding sequence ATGAAAATTTACTACAAACTCTCTGATTTTCAACACAATGGTAACAGCATAGTTACTACAGGCACATTTGATGGTGTACATCTGGGACATCAGTTAATTATCAAAAAACTTATAGAGAAGGCCAGGGAATTGGGCGGAGAAACCGTTTTATTGACCTTTTGGCCACATCCAAGACTTATAATTTCTCCCCATGACAATAACCTCAAGTTGCTGACCACAATCGATGAGAAAATTGAATTCCTGGGTTCACTCGGAATCGACCATGTTGTGGTTTTACCATTTACAAGGGAGTTTTCGGAGTTGAGTTCTGATAAATATATCGATGAAATATTGGTCAAAGGTTTGGGAACCAAAGCCATGGTTATTGGCTATGACCACAGGTTTGGTAAAAATCGCGAAGGTGGCATTGACTATCTAAAAAAACATTCTGACCGATATAAAATTGAAGTAACGGAGATTTCAAGACAAGAAATAGAAAATATTACCATAAGTAGTACCAAGATTCGTCGGGCAGTATTGGAAGGAAAGATAAAAGCCGCCAATGAACTTCTGGGACGACCTTATTCCTTTTCAGGGCATATTATTAAAGGGCGGCAATTGGGTCGAACTATAGGATTTCCGACAGCAAATGTAGCTCTTCAAAAAAACTATAAACTGGTTCCTAAAAATGGTGTTTATATCACTAAAGTGCAACTACGAAACAAGACTTATGGAGGTATTATGAATATCGGAAATCGACCGACTGTGGATGGAACCGGGACCTCAATGGAAGTTCATATTTTTGATTTTTCTGACGATATTTATGGTGAAAATCTGAAAGTTGAGATTTTGGAATTTATCAGGGATGAAAAGAAATTTGAAAATATAAAGGATTTGATAGGACAAATCGAGTTGGATTGCGAAATAGCAAGAAAATTTTTAAATGGGAAAATCTGA